From one Henningerozyma blattae CBS 6284 chromosome 1, complete genome genomic stretch:
- the GTT3 gene encoding Gtt3p (similar to Saccharomyces cerevisiae GTT3 (YEL017W); ancestral locus Anc_1.445), translating into MSSSSPLKRWKKFELLDLAEKLEIADGLSNSNKKDDLIEIIENRLDEVGDTLNIEDEYPELQTYFSKRKSRNTSHGETYNLENNEISNNFKSSQDYDAKVEKLEDEDEFPDEDFAAEESEQVVHNLAHENSHVNLKDEDERTRIENTDELDEALDNTSSNFYSFNKSKTNFNSLRFDNDPNEDGYELQEGTELIPDTGSKQVNKSFKFNFQDYMSDITLKVKKCNENVQDYLSTIYTIETIFYSIELYSLLDTYSKRDISNFNEISYDMGIWLLFSFVIPSFIAYYINFIRYDLPYVEIDPMIFHITKFLISLFFFLNDQRGRPSLSWNQNLGVLPLVFSTVGILITLYIF; encoded by the coding sequence atgagcTCATCCTCTCCTTTAAAACGttggaaaaaatttgaGCTATTAGATTTAGCAGAGAAGTTGGAAATAGCAGATGGtctttcaaattctaataagAAAGATGATTTGATTGAAATCATTGAAAATCGGTTAGATGAGGTTGGTGACACATTAAATATTGAGGATGAATATCCAGAATTACAAacttatttttctaaacGTAAAAGTAGGAATACTTCACATGGTGAAACATATAAccttgaaaataatgaaattagcaataattttaaatcctCGCAAGACTATGATGCTAAGGTAGAAAAACTTGAAGATGAGGATGAATTTCCAGATGAAGATTTTGCTGCTGAAGAATCAGAACAAGTTGTACATAATTTGGCACACGAAAATTCTCATGTGAATCTCAaggatgaagatgaaaggACAAGAATCGAAAATACagatgaattagatgaagCGTTAGACAATACATCAAGTAATTtctattcttttaataaatccaAGACAAATTTCAACTCCTTAAGGTTTGATAATGATCCTAATGAAGATGGTTATGAATTACAAGAAGGTACTGAGCTGATTCCTGATACCGGCAGCAAACAAGTTAATAAgtcttttaaattcaatttccAAGATTATATGTCAGATATTACTTTGAAAGTAAAGAAATGTAATGAAAACGTACAGGATTATCTATCCACTATTTATACTATTGAAACTATATTCTACTCAATCGAATTATACTCATTGCTAGATACTTATTCAAAGAGAgatatttccaattttaatgAGATCTCGTACGACATGGGTATTTGGTTACTATTTTCCTTTGTCATACCATCATTCATAGCATactatattaattttattcgATATGATTTACCATATGTAGAAATTGATCCAATGATTTTCCACATCACAAAATTCCTAATATCGttattcttctttttaaatgatcaaAGAGGTAGGCCAAGTCTCTCATGGAACCAAAACTTGGGGGTACTACCACTTGTATTCTCCACTGTTGGTATTTTGATTAccctttatattttctaa
- the TBLA0A10540 gene encoding uncharacterized protein — protein MNGVEMSNDSVIWDIHSGRKNLTSIKSIELKSSIFHIHKNQLEDKHDIIDKVSTIKDKTDTLFICKEEKNSFPEGGLRGWLAVFASFIGMVASYGTMYAPGVIENYIKENQLNDTSSFEIGWIFSLYIFICFITFILGGTLFDNFGFKKPILIGTIIHVGSLFSLANCRELWQFILGYSILGGFGNGILIPCLISIPSQYFNRKRALAISIASIGGSIGGIIIPILLRKFFSMHRLNQLDYGFIWGIRTWAFLDLVLLLLALMSGQSRIIKENVKDSNIPSWKYYCKILLIDGFDYKGLKDVRYVFCVIATIFTEVSLKAAVTYLGSYCTSKDISNSNAYLIITIVSITGIPGRYITGYLADKFGRYNITILYTLFLTLLMLVDWFPFGTNLTNLYVIISIYGFLSSGAYTMLPVCCGQVTTTDKFAVRYSTMYFIIGFVQLGTIPGTGAIIGWGEKTHYQYYVLFCGLCSFLSLVFFIIARYCSVKFKLVKF, from the coding sequence atgaatggTGTAGAAATGTCAAATGACTCAGTCATTTGGGATATCCACAGTGGTAGAAAAAATCTTACTTCGATTAAgtcaattgaattaaaatcttcGATTTTTCATATACATAAAAATCAACTTGAAGACAAACATgatataattgataaagTATCTactattaaagataaaacagacactttatttatttgtaaagaggaaaaaaatagtttcCCCGAGGGAGGTCTACGAGGCTGGTTAGCTGTCTTTGCATCTTTCATAGGAATGGTAGCCTCTTATGGCACCATGTATGCACCGGGTGtgattgaaaattatattaaagaaaatcaattgaatgatACTAGCTCTTTCGAGATAGGTTGGATATTCTcgttatatatttttatctgtTTCATTACATTCATCCTTGGTGGCacattatttgataattttggATTCAAAAAACCTATTTTAATTGGTACCATCATTCATGTGGGAAGTCTTTTTTCATTGGCAAATTGTAGAGAACTTTGGCAATTTATATTAGGCTATTCAATACTAGGCGGGTTTGGTAATGGTATTTTAATACCTTGTTTGATTAGTATTCCAAGTCAATACTTCAATCGGAAAAGAGCTTTAGCCATTTCTATAGCAAGTATTGGAGGATCTATTGgtggtattattattccGATATTGTTAAGGAAATTTTTCTCTATGCACAgattaaatcaattggaTTATGGGTTTATATGGGGTATTCGGACATGGGCCTTTTTAGATttggtattattgttattagcTTTAATGTCAGGGCAAAGTAGAATCATAAAGGAAAATGTAAAGGATTCAAATATTCCGAGttggaaatattattgtaaaATACTACTGATTGATGGTTTTGATTATAAGGGATTAAAGGATGTAAGATACGTATTTTGTGTAATTGCAACCATCTTTACAGAAGTCTCTTTAAAGGCAGCTGTCACGTATCTAGGTTCCTATTGTACAAGTAAGGATATCTCGAATTCAAATGcttatctaataattacAATTGTTAGTATTACTGGTATTCCAGGAAGATATATCACAGGTTATTTGGCAGATAAATTTGGTAGATATAATATCACCATCCTTTATACTTTGTTTTTAACTTTATTGATGTTAGTAGATTGGTTCCCTTTTGGTACAAATTTGACTAATTTATACGTCATCATTTCGATATATGGATTTTTGTCTTCAGGTGCATACACAATGTTACCAGTTTGTTGTGGTCAAGTGACAACTACAGATAAATTTGCCGTCCGTTATTCAACaatgtattttattattggattTGTTCAGTTAGGAACTATTCCAGGAACTGGTGCAATTATCGGTTGGGGTGAAAAGActcattatcaatattatgtattattttgtgGATTATGTTCCTTTTTAAGTTTagttttcttcattattgcAAGATATTGTTCAgtgaaatttaaattagtaaaattttag
- the LAG2 gene encoding Lag2p (similar to Saccharomyces cerevisiae LAG2 (YOL025W); ancestral locus Anc_1.362), which yields MILREGFPIDDNSTELKTLVENLLFPILEKETNIQILDLVTTEVFPKVISKCIASNGKSIGNRRDNSWYDSIIVRPLLQIFFKNSQNFALLQSLCSVLKVTRTCSHFPYLGKDLVGLFLGYIQRDESNSTNLNRMWNDWEILTSLITISYSRKNHKISADVLEGVIELTNKKDNLQNHEKELLIETISHSASHTLSLCFHKLSINQLMVSTEIWYKFSDFVEEMFNSKIIEGLNCILDDSQILFDDILPLLSITNNLSPYFAIDVFNETDQNTKDDTQEVKELTKDASKEDAKKAVNWQTKKLSSKCIGNLLITLYRIFLEVVKKLQMEVESTILSFDSAPSNRNLSNTNEEEDADQQIYLDDLEMEESDEGEMLFEDNIEDANISISLEYNYPILCNILKLIVEILQHIDNSELNPYFIKSNQELCKLFEFEGILQNSTLNVNLLNELERSEEMIPTLKQIESTTDIPLELIQNMDKDSLMEHKFAVLKFIKQQLEQPEVTLDNIQIGLTTIEQLISAVSYSDIHVVLGQWLLPLLKVNKTFVNVLKVGNMKQSIDEGVSVRTMAYTILLQLNLDYQTSCKTLKIVINQGIKDSDNIINETSLKILNNLLSKYYLEIEGLNKEWYNDILLERVKYRVAKWHESLKNRDNMLKDSSLAHRITPQQMQEWKLTDEKMHKFVDIFEVEYPRIE from the coding sequence ATGATTTTAAGGGAAGGTTTTCCAATTGACGATAATTCTACTGAATTAAAGACTCTTGTAGAAAACCTATTATTTCCAATTCTTGAGAAAGAAACtaatatacaaattttAGATTTAGTTACTACAGAAGTATTTCCAAAAGTAATCTCTAAATGCATTGCTTCAAATGGTAAATCAATTGGTAACAGGAGGGACAATAGTTGGTATGATTCAATTATTGTTAGACCATTACtgcaaatatttttcaaaaactcACAAAATTTTGCTCTATTACAGTCTCTATGTAGCGTTTTAAAAGTTACAAGAACTTGTAGTCATTTTCCATATTTAGGGAAAGATTTAGTCGGTTTATTCCTAGGATATATTCAAAGAGATGAATCCAACAGtacaaatttaaataggATGTGGAATGACTGGGAAATCTTGACCTCATTGATAACGATATCGTATAGTCGTAAGAACCATAAGATATCAGCAGATGTATTAGAAGGTGTTATTGAATTAAccaataaaaaagataacTTACAAAACCATGAAAAGGAATTACTCATCGAAACTATTAGTCATTCAGCCAGTCATACTTTATCATTATGTTTCcataaattatcaattaatcAGTTGATGGTCAGTACTGAAATATGGTATAAATTTTCAGATTTTGTTGAAGAAATgtttaattctaaaattatCGAAGGTTTAAATTGCATATTAGATGATAgtcaaatattatttgatgatattttacCACTTTTAAGTATTACCAATAATTTATCACCTTATTTTGCTATTGATGTGTTTAATGAAACTGAccaaaatacaaaagatgaTACTCAAGAAGTCAAAGAGTTAACAAAAGATGCTAGTAAGGAAGATGCTAAGAAAGCAGTTAATTGGCAAACAAAGAAGTTAAGTTCCAAATGTATTGGAAATTTGCTTATAACTCTTTATCGAATATTTTTAGAGGTTgtcaaaaaattacaaatggAAGTAGAATCTACTATTCTGTCATTTGACTCTGCACCATCGAATAGAAATTTAAGTAATacaaatgaagaagaagatgctGATCAACAAATATATCTAGATGATCTTGAAATGGAAGAAAGTGATGAAGGTGAAATGttatttgaagataatattgaagatgCAAATATTTCGATCTCCTTAGAATATAATTATCCGATATtatgtaatattttgaaattaattgttGAAATTCTTCAACATATTGATAATTCTGAATTAAATCCATACTTCATAAAATCGAATCAAGAATtatgtaaattatttgaatttgaaggAATTCTCCAGAATTCTACGTTGAACgttaatcttttaaatgaattagaaagaAGTGAAGAAATGATCCCCACTTTAAAGCAAATTGAATCCACTACTGATATTCCATTAGAACTAATACAGAATATGGATAAAGATTCCTTAATGGAACATAAATTTGCAGTattaaaattcattaaacaACAGTTAGAACAGCCTGAAGTTACATTggataatattcaaataggTCTTACCACTATAGAGCAACTCATTTCAGCAGTTTCATACAGTGATATCCATGTGGTATTGGGTCAATGGCTTCttccattattaaaagtcAATAAAACATTTGTAAACGTTTTAAAAGTTGGTAATATGAAACAATCTATCGATGAGGGAGTATCAGTAAGAACAATGGCATACACCattttattacaattgaatttaGATTACCAGACCTCCTGTAAAACCCTTAAAATAGTTATTAATCAAGGTATTAAGGACTCTGACAACATCATCAATGAAacttctttaaaaatattaaataatttactttccaaatattatttggaaatCGAAggtttaaataaagaatggTATAACGACATACTATTGGAACGAGTCAAATATAGAGTAGCCAAATGGCATGAATCTTTGAAAAACAGAGATAATATGTTAAAAGATAGTAGTTTGGCTCATCGGATCACACCTCAACAAATGCAAGAATGGAAATTGACTGATGAAAAGATGCACAAGTTTGTAGATATATTTGAGGTTGAATATCCCAGAATCGAATAG
- the TBLA0A10550 gene encoding alkene reductase, giving the protein MPFVKDFTPVALKDTNLFKPIKVGDNELKHRAVLPPLTRMRAHHPGHVPNKDWAVEYYDQRSKRPGSLLVTEGVFISEQAGGYDNAPGCYSDEQIAEWKKICDVVHKNHSFIWPQLWALGWAADAKSMSRDGLRYDGATDNVYSNDKYGILAKENNIKIHGLTTDDIKQYIKDYVNAAKRVIAAGADGVEIHSANGYLLNQFLDENSNKRTDQYGGSIENRARFPLEVVDALIEAVGAEKVGIRFSPYGTFNDMAGGKNSLIVAQFAYIIGELEKRAKAGNRLAYIHLVEPRVTNPFLTEGQGEYLDGTNDFVYSIWKGIIIRAGNLALHPEIAKDLLKDDRTLLGYGRLWIANPDLVDRLEKGLPLNKYDRDSFYSMTSEGYLDYPTYAEAIKLGWDKK; this is encoded by the coding sequence ATGCCATTTGTTAAAGATTTCACCCCTGTTGCCTTGAAAGATACCAACTTATTCAAACCAATCAAAGTTGGTGACAATGAGTTGAAACATAGAGCTGTCCTACCACCTTTGACTAGAATGAGAGCTCATCATCCAGGCCATGTTCCAAACAAAGATTGGGCTGTCGAATACTACGACCAAAGATCTAAGAGACCTGGTTCTTTGTTAGTCACTGAAGGTGTTTTCATTTCTGAACAAGCTGGTGGTTATGATAATGCTCCAGGTTGTTATTCTGACGAACAAATTGCTGAATGGAAAAAGATCTGTGATGTTGTCCATAAGAATCACTCTTTTATTTGGCCACAATTATGGGCTTTAGGTTGGGCTGCTGATGCTAAATCTATGTCTAGAGATGGGTTGAGATATGATGGTGCCACTGATAACGTCTACAGTAACGATAAATATGGTATATTGGCAAAGGAAAACAATATCAAGATTCACGGACTAACCACTGATGATATCaaacaatatattaaagattatgTTAATGCTGCTAAGAGAGTTATTGCTGCAGGTGCTGATGGTGTCGAAATCCATTCCGCTAACGGTTActtattaaatcaattccttgatgaaaattctaataagAGAACTGATCAATATGGTGGTTCCATTGAAAATAGAGCCAGATTCCCATTAGAAGTTGTAGATGCTCTTATTGAAGCCGTTGGTGCTGAAAAAGTCGGTATTAGATTCTCTCCATATGGTACTTTTAATGATATGGCTGGTGGTAAGAATTCCTTGATTGTTGCTCAATTCGCTTATATCATTGGTGAATTGGAAAAGAGAGCTAAGGCTGGTAACCGCCTTGCTTATATTCATTTAGTGGAACCTCGTGTCACCAACCCATTCTTAACCGAAGGTCAAGGTGAATATTTGGATGGTACAAATGATTTTGTATACTCCATTTGGAAGggtatcattattagagCTGGTAACCTAGCTTTACACCCTGAAATCGCTAAGGATTTATTGAAGGATGATAGAACATTGTTGGGTTACGGTAGATTATGGATTGCTAACCCAGATTTGGTTGACAGATTGGAAAAAGGTTTACCGTTGAACAAATACGATAGAGATTCATTCTATTCCATGACTTCTGAAGGTTACTTAGATTACCCAACCTATGCCGAAGCCATTAAATTGGGTTGGGACAAAAAATAA
- the TBLA0A10510 gene encoding arrestin family protein (similar to Saccharomyces cerevisiae ROG3 (YFR022W) and ROD1 (YOR018W); ancestral locus Anc_1.358): MFIGTKSSKSKGPCLFDIRIKSADHNVILLKGPPHRASSALLTGTVVLSVLEPIQIKSMNLRLHGKVLLNILVSKNKDQPRYNKYEKRVFDHSWDNFNFETYLDNLYDNFKNNNATLDTYNSNNNCGNNNNSLSLDGILPNDDAQRRKRALSTASSNSIGSFLGTSQSNYRTLVRGNYEFPFSVILPGTLPETVEGLPNASVAYTMQATIERSKGYSDLTCKKQFRVVRTMAPDSVELSETVCVENSWPDKVEYSISIPARSIAIGSSTPITIKLVPILKRLRLGPIKVTLIEHVQYRGSFGSVNNEERTVLKMKIRDPLGHMKEILDEENGVKEKLKNEDIDPFQESWEIEALLKLPNDLSICTQDCTILKNIKVRHKLKFVISLVNPDGHLSELRANLPVQLYISPFVALTVKNDNETRNYSNPRSDSLNSRDVNRNTSSSSLGYFPASNSFTNLQNNNISSMTPTFLDPNIDRPDRSELLFARSASNVELAVLSNSTSMPKMADLLAPPNYESHTHDRLCGSKSNLADGDISGISSPNRTSFIQDTTLDTLNSAVPIDFNRLSMLSNTDVQDASIPSTPGIIIEQFKNQSSHDLPNGISELNLSGHIYNSNGIKTRSSRANSAASQPPLSFSPKRRRDEWEINTLSRVPSYDIALTNDEVANDLPPAYPSDESLPGMNSTQLERPQLIHHRSGSFISTSSSRPNLTALNKSNNSSSVSLVDLSRTSTTNNNNSSINHSNDNSNNGFMNSTNNSNNSNSNNTTNNNGFFPVVSMGTTVSLSSAPVPVPLTSLAPPNPGFKGNSHYGMSSNSQQPSDFAEQPNNQMHQYQRSSISAVVNRQRSTSIGSTFKGIFTKK, translated from the coding sequence atgttcATTGGCACAAAATCATCAAAAAGTAAAGGCCCATGTTTATTTGATATTCGAATAAAAAGTGCTGATCATAAtgttattcttttaaaaggTCCTCCTCATAGAGCTTCATCAGCTCTCTTGACAGGAACTGTGGTTTTGTCTGTTTTAGAACCtattcaaattaaaagTATGAATCTAAGGTTGCATGGGAAAGTTCTATTGAATATCTTAGtctctaaaaataaagaccAGCCGAGATACAATAAGTATGAAAAACGTGTATTCGATCATAGTTGggataatttcaattttgaaaCTTATTTGGATAATCTTTATGATAATTtcaagaataataatgccACTCTTGATACTTATAACTCAAACAATAATTGTGGGAATAACAATAACTCTCTTTCCCTAGATGGAATTTTACCAAATGATGATGCTCAAAGAAGAAAGCGTGCTTTGTCGACAGCATCTTCAAATTCGATAGGTTCATTCTTGGGCACATCTCAATCAAATTATCGTACATTAGTAAGAGGAAATTATGAATTCCCATTTAGTGTCATCTTACCAGGTACTTTGCCAGAAACTGTAGAGGGTTTACCGAATGCATCCGTTGCTTACACAATGCAAGCTACGATTGAAAGATCAAAAGGTTATTCAGATTTAACTTGTAAAAAACAATTCCGAGTCGTTAGAACAATGGCACCAGATAGTGTTGAATTATCTGAAACTGTTTGTGTAGAGAATTCATGGCCTGATAAAGTAGAATATTCTATCTCCATCCCGGCAAGATCCATCGCTATTGGTTCTTCAACGCCCattacaattaaattagttcctattttaaaaagattaaGATTAGGTCCCATTAAAGTTACACTAATTGAACATGTTCAATATAGAGGATCTTTTGGTTCtgttaataatgaagaaaggacagttttaaaaatgaaaattagAGATCCTTTAGGTCATatgaaagaaattttagatgaagaaaatggtgttaaagaaaaattgaaaaatgaagatattgaCCCATTTCAAGAAAGTTGGGAAATTGAAGCTTTGTTGAAATTACCAAATGATTTATCAATATGTACACAGGATTGTACAatcttgaaaaatattaaagttcGTCACAAATTAAAGTTTGTAATTTCTTTGGTAAATCCAGATGGTCATCTTTCAGAATTAAGAGCCAATTTACCTgttcaattatatatttctcCCTTTGTAGCGTTGACTGTTAagaatgataatgaaacaagaaattataGTAATCCAAGATCTGATTCTCTAAATTCAAGAGATGTTAATAGAAACACAAGTAGTTCGAGTCTTGGATATTTCCCAGcatcaaattcttttacaaatttacagaataataatatatcaaGTATGACTCCGACATTTTTAGATCCAAATATTGATAGACCAGACAGGAGTGAACTTCTTTTTGCAAGATCTGCTTCAAACGTAGAATTGGCTGTTCTATCGAATTCTACAAGTATGCCCAAAATGGCAGATTTATTAGCTCCACCAAATTATGAAAGTCATACACATGATAGATTATGTGGTAGTAAATCAAACTTAGCAGATGGTGATATTTCCGGCATATCATCACCAAATAGGACAAGCTTCATTCAAGATACCACTCTAGATACATTGAACAGTGCTGTTCCGATTGATTTTAATAGATTGAGCATGCTAAGTAATACAGACGTTCAAGATGCATCCATACCAAGTACTCCAGGTATAATAATTgaacaatttaaaaatcaatCATCGCATGATTTGCCAAACGGAATAtctgaattaaatttaagtGGGCATATTTATAATAGCAATGGTATTAAGACAAGAAGCTCTAGAGCCAATTCTGCAGCATCTCAACCTCctctttctttttctcCCAAGAGAAGACGTGATGAATGGGAAATAAATACATTAAGTAGGGTACCTTCATATGACATTGCACTTACTAACGATGAAGTTGCAAATGATTTACCACCTGCGTATCCCTCTGATGAAAGCCTTCCGGGAATGAATTCAACTCAGTTGGAAAGGCCTCAGTTGATACATCATAGATCTGGATCTTTTATCTCCACTAGTTCAAGCCGACCAAATTTAACAGCTCTCAATAAGAGTAATAATAGCTCGTCTGTCTCTCTAGTAGATTTATCGAGAACATCAACTAccaacaataacaatagtTCCATTAATCattctaatgataattcaaataatggaTTTATGAATAGCACTAATAATTCGAATAATTCGAACAGCAATaatactactaataataatggattTTTTCCTGTTGTTTCAATGGGTACAACTGTTTCACTATCTTCTGCTCCAGTTCCTGTACCATTAACTAGTTTAGCTCCCCCAAATCCGGGCTTTAAAGGTAATAGCCATTATGGCATGAGTTCTAACTCACAGCAACCTTCGGATTTTGCAGAGCAACCCAATAATCAGATGCATCAGTACCAGCGATCTTCTATTAGTGCTGTTGTTAATCGACAACGCTCCACCTCCATTGGTAGTACTTTTAAAGGTATTTttaccaaaaaataa